The genomic window AATCAAAATGAAATAATCGATTATTTTTTAGAATTAACTGAAAAGGAGAATATATAATCATGTTATTATTTTGTTTACCATATGCAGGAGGTTCTGAGGATATATATTTTAACTGGACAAAATATTTAAACCCTTTAATAAAATTATGCCCTATATCATTAAAAGGAAGGGGAAAAGATTTTACGAAGAATTTTATGAAAGTTTACATGAAGCAATTGATGATATCTTTGATAATATTAAAAATAAATTATATGAGGATGACTATGCAATATATGGACATAGTATGGGAAGTCTTTTAGCATATGAACTATATTATAAAATTAAAGAGAATGGCTTAAAAGAGCCTAGGCATATATTTTTTTCAGGATATGGCGCTCCCAATATAAAAGAAATGAATGATGATATTTATACATTACCAAACAATGAGTTTATTGCTAAAATCATAGAATTAGGAGGTACTCCAAAAGAAGTAGCTGAAAATAAAGAGTTATTAGAGATATTTATTCCAATACTTCGTAGTGATTTTAAATTATTAAATAATTATATTTATACTCATAGAAATGATAAAATTGAATGCAATGTTTCTATTTTAAATGGAAGAGAAGATGATATCACTATAAATGAAATAGTTAATTGGAAATTACTCACAAGTGCTGAATTTAATATTTATAATTTTGAGGGTAACCATTTCTTTATAAATGATAATATTGAAAATATAGTTAAAATAATAAATAATACACTAATTAAAAAATAAAGAAATAAGGACTGTATAAAAAATGCAGTCCTTATTTCTTCATTTTTAATTCAATAGAATGTAGTGATAGGACTGAAAATGTAATGATTGTATTTATTTTGGTATGTTTTTTAAGTATATGGATTTAATAACTTTAGTATTTTTATCAAAATCAATACGAAGTTCTTGTCCAAACTTACCAAGATCGCTAATAGAATAGGATATCCATCCCATTTGTTTCATATAATCAACTTTTGGAGTACCATAAGCACTAATAACATTATCATATGTTGATGCTAGAGTAATACCTTTTGGTAATACTACAGTATTTTTGTAATCAGGTATATTTTTACGTTAATGGCTCCTAACATAGCATCATCAAATTTTACTTCAGAACCGCTTGTATTATAAAGTGTTACTGTAATACGAGTATCTTCACCTTTTTTTCCATCATCCATATAAACAGAGTCTGTGTAATAATAATTTTTTAAAGGTTTTCCTTTATCTGCATAGTCATTAAATTTCCATCCATTTTCTACTAAGCTCTGTGCTTTAACAGGTAGGGAGTACTTTATTCCGTTTAAGGTAATATCTCCAGATAGTGGATCTTTTTTCATTTGTGAACCGTAGGTTTTAATGTCTTCCGCTGTAAGTTTTTTAACTTCCTTAGATGAACCACAGCCAGTTAACATGAATAAGCATAAGCTTAAACATAAAATAAGTATTTTTCTCATAAATTTATCCTTTCTTTTTAAAATTTATAATTTCATAACAAAGAAATTAATATTAATAATTTTTCAGAATAAATTATATCATAATTTGTATTATGATGAAATAAATTGTAATAAAACTGCAAGTAGAATTAACTATTTTAAAAGTAGTTTAAAGTTATAAATTATAACGATAGTATTGTAATTAAAATTTTATCCCAAATATGTACAATTATGAAAAAATAATGTATTATTTTAATGTAGGTAGATTGTTCAATAATTTACAAGTAAAATAATGATTTGTATTTAGTATTTTAATACAAAATTATTCTACTAACATAAGTTATTTAACAATCTAGCAGGTATTAAATATAATAAGTTAGGAGTAAAGATTTATGTCAGAAAAAAAGATAAAAAATTCTTTGGTATACCTTAGCGTTTATGGCATTTTCATCTGTATGGGGGTTTGGAAACGTTATCAATGGCTTCTCTGAGTACAATGGACTTAAAGCAATTGTATCTTGGATTATAATTTTTGCTATTTATTTTGTACCTTATGCTTTAATGGTAGGTGAGTTGGGTTCTGCATTTAAAGATTTTGGAGGAGGAGTTAGTTCATGGATTAATGAAACTATAGGCCCTAAGGTTGCTTACTACGCTGGATGGACATATTGGGTAGTTCATATGCCTTATATTTCACAGAAACCTTCAGGGTTTATGATTGCAACAAGTTGGGCTATTTTTCAAGACAAAAGAATTAGTCAAATGAACACAAAAATGCTACAGTTATGCTGTTTAATAATTTTTTAGTGGCACTTTATATTGCATCAAAAGGATTAAATCCTCTAAAAAAATTGGCAGCAATTGCAGGCACATCTATGTTCGTAATGTCAATTTTATTTATTATTTTAATGATATCAGCACCTGCAATTACTAGTGCAAAACTAAATTCTATAGATTGGTCTTTTAAAACATTTATGCCGACATTTGATTTGAAGTTCCTAACTAATCTATCTATTTTAGTTTTTGCTGTTGGTGGTTGTGAAAAGATATCACCTTATGTTAATGAAATGAAAGACCCTGAAAGAGGATTTTCAAAAGGAATGATTGCGTTAGCAGGTATGGTTGCTGTATGTGCAATTTTAGGTACTGTTTCACTCGGAATGATGTTTGATTCAAATAATATTCCTAAAGATTTAATGACAAATGGTGCATATTATGCA from Clostridium sp. MB40-C1 includes these protein-coding regions:
- a CDS encoding thioesterase II family protein, whose amino-acid sequence is MPYIIKRKGKRFYEEFYESLHEAIDDIFDNIKNKLYEDDYAIYGHSMGSLLAYELYYKIKENGLKEPRHIFFSGYGAPNIKEMNDDIYTLPNNEFIAKIIELGGTPKEVAENKELLEIFIPILRSDFKLLNNYIYTHRNDKIECNVSILNGREDDITINEIVNWKLLTSAEFNIYNFEGNHFFINDNIENIVKIINNTLIKK